One genomic segment of Rubripirellula amarantea includes these proteins:
- a CDS encoding tetratricopeptide repeat protein, with product MLTIASEPNGSAASTGEGASLQMTDAQMKMLQLLQQRVEANPGHSEGWRSLGRLQNALGDHQAALASSMRAIELDPFNAAAHFDVGQLLKALGLSDEASVHFNQVHKIAPASSYAEDLRAQGHPSLAPATASLGTPLVLKNDSATGNMAADSPYSAVSSATPIARVEGEQAVTPVGYQIQSFDGSDDLEQRFLQLESEAEKPLNRLRVFIETGVLYNSNVTLTPVSRELAQSDSGSFQAFASPDLDWKWIRTENSRLGPMFRGYFTANESTFQEFNMASFQPGVFGERDFTWGSSEAIGRLEYIFSNDFFDGEQVDDRHAVTASLTVIRPDLDAIYSYLTIAQANFRDDGVMPSQTSLDGTTITAGTSRFFQTGVDRLPMWSLGVDLESADTDGDDYRYKSVNLHSSTGWNVSERWKFIPTCGIGYRDYADFSGPVSRNEFFWRAHGRLQYAVSDSFVVALVAGHDRFASENDDYDTERTEGGVTLSYTR from the coding sequence ATGTTAACAATCGCATCCGAGCCTAATGGGTCTGCTGCTAGCACGGGCGAAGGTGCTTCTTTGCAAATGACGGACGCGCAGATGAAGATGCTTCAACTCCTTCAGCAACGCGTCGAAGCAAATCCTGGGCATTCCGAAGGTTGGCGCTCCTTGGGGCGACTGCAAAATGCTTTGGGGGATCATCAGGCGGCTCTCGCGTCGTCGATGCGAGCCATCGAACTCGACCCTTTCAACGCGGCAGCTCATTTTGACGTCGGTCAATTACTGAAGGCGCTGGGGCTCAGCGACGAGGCATCAGTCCACTTCAACCAAGTTCACAAGATTGCACCGGCCAGTTCTTATGCGGAAGACCTGAGGGCACAGGGTCATCCAAGTTTGGCACCCGCGACAGCTTCGTTAGGCACGCCACTGGTTCTCAAAAATGATTCCGCCACCGGCAACATGGCGGCGGACTCGCCGTATTCGGCAGTCTCCAGTGCTACCCCTATCGCGCGCGTTGAGGGCGAACAAGCAGTTACGCCGGTTGGTTATCAAATCCAATCGTTTGATGGATCAGACGACTTAGAGCAGCGCTTCTTGCAGCTCGAAAGTGAAGCCGAAAAGCCTTTGAACCGTTTGCGCGTCTTTATCGAAACGGGAGTGCTGTACAATTCCAACGTCACGTTGACGCCTGTCAGCCGCGAATTGGCTCAAAGCGATAGTGGCAGTTTCCAAGCGTTCGCAAGTCCTGACCTCGATTGGAAGTGGATTCGAACAGAGAACAGTCGTTTAGGGCCGATGTTCCGAGGCTACTTCACGGCCAACGAAAGTACGTTCCAAGAATTCAATATGGCTAGCTTTCAGCCGGGAGTCTTTGGCGAACGGGATTTCACCTGGGGATCAAGCGAAGCGATTGGACGACTTGAATACATCTTTTCCAATGATTTCTTCGATGGCGAACAGGTCGACGATCGTCATGCCGTGACGGCCTCGCTGACGGTGATTCGGCCCGATCTTGATGCGATCTATAGTTACCTGACCATCGCCCAGGCAAACTTTCGTGACGACGGGGTAATGCCAAGTCAGACGTCGCTTGACGGCACCACCATCACAGCGGGCACCAGTCGCTTTTTTCAGACCGGCGTCGATCGGCTTCCCATGTGGTCGCTCGGCGTGGATCTCGAATCCGCGGATACCGATGGCGACGACTATCGGTACAAGTCGGTGAACTTACATTCGTCGACCGGATGGAACGTCAGCGAACGTTGGAAGTTCATTCCTACCTGCGGCATCGGGTATCGCGACTACGCTGATTTCAGCGGACCGGTTTCTCGCAACGAATTCTTTTGGCGTGCTCACGGGCGACTGCAATATGCCGTGAGTGATTCGTTCGTGGTCGCGTTGGTCGCGGGACACGACCGTTTCGCGTCTGAAAACGATGACTACGACACTGAACGCACCGAGGGCGGTGTCACTTTGTCGTACACACGATAA
- a CDS encoding arylsulfatase, with product MRLISNALAILAIVIASQAVILADSFSSGLPNVLLIVTDDQGYGDLSIHGNPHLSTPHIDELAKQSVRFDRFYVNSFCAPTRAALLTGRWPLRTGCHGVTHNREAMKTSEVTVAELLGEAGYRSACVGKWHNGEQFPYTPKGQGFDEAFGFNHGHVNNYFNAELFNGQTPQPSQGYISDVLTDEAMRFVATHSTSPFFCYLSYNAPHSPYQVPDSYFEKFKSLGFDDTLSSYYGMCENIDDNVGRLLHRIDELGLSNDTIVLFMTDNGGTAGVATYNAGMRGGKASVHEGGSRVPLFMRWPRANWRPRVATPIVSHIDILPTLLDLCGITPADELSLDGVSLRHLLEDRGDHSWPERTLFTHNPIDETNKFPGAVRTQQYRLVHSSRKHVGPSDAKANRAGKNGWLLFDMQRDPGETTNIADENPKVVEELSGRYDEWFADISRHGLQRFPLPIGHDEHNPVELHAPQAFFDQPIRFSNGPGYAHEWLTGWTDPKARIWFDVDVAAAGKYEVEIAYACDPDDAGSSVRISVDDKVLESKIPVGLAPQIPLPHRDEKGRSKYRDRDWCKLKVGTLELSKGPTTLWIEPVNLAETQLMDFKHVRLFRLDEP from the coding sequence ATGAGATTGATATCCAACGCTCTCGCAATTCTTGCGATTGTTATTGCCTCACAAGCGGTGATCCTTGCGGATTCATTTAGCAGTGGTCTACCCAACGTGTTGCTGATCGTGACCGACGACCAGGGTTACGGGGATCTTTCGATTCACGGCAATCCTCACTTAAGCACTCCGCACATTGATGAATTGGCAAAGCAGAGCGTGCGTTTTGATCGGTTCTATGTGAACTCGTTCTGCGCGCCGACTCGAGCTGCGCTGCTGACTGGACGATGGCCACTGCGAACTGGTTGCCACGGAGTCACGCATAATCGCGAGGCAATGAAAACGAGCGAGGTGACCGTAGCTGAACTGCTAGGCGAGGCTGGGTACCGGTCCGCTTGCGTTGGGAAATGGCACAACGGTGAACAGTTTCCCTATACACCAAAAGGTCAAGGCTTTGATGAGGCGTTTGGTTTCAATCACGGGCACGTGAACAACTATTTCAATGCCGAACTGTTTAACGGCCAAACGCCTCAGCCGTCGCAGGGTTACATCAGTGATGTTCTGACGGACGAAGCGATGCGGTTCGTTGCGACCCATAGTACCAGTCCGTTCTTTTGTTACCTGAGCTATAACGCGCCGCACTCTCCTTATCAAGTTCCCGATTCGTACTTTGAAAAGTTCAAGTCATTGGGGTTCGATGATACGCTCTCGTCATACTACGGAATGTGTGAGAACATCGACGACAACGTCGGCCGGCTCTTGCATCGGATCGACGAACTCGGGTTATCCAACGACACCATTGTCTTATTCATGACCGACAATGGTGGAACGGCGGGAGTGGCGACGTACAACGCTGGTATGCGTGGCGGCAAGGCTAGCGTGCATGAAGGTGGAAGTCGTGTGCCGCTGTTCATGCGATGGCCGCGTGCGAATTGGCGGCCGCGAGTTGCGACACCGATTGTTTCACATATCGATATCCTTCCCACGTTGCTAGACCTTTGTGGCATCACGCCGGCGGATGAACTTTCTCTTGATGGCGTATCGTTGCGGCATCTACTGGAAGATCGCGGTGATCATAGCTGGCCTGAACGCACGCTCTTTACTCACAACCCGATCGACGAAACCAACAAGTTTCCGGGGGCGGTGCGTACGCAGCAATACCGTCTCGTCCATTCATCTCGAAAGCATGTCGGCCCAAGCGACGCTAAGGCCAACCGTGCAGGTAAGAACGGCTGGTTGCTCTTCGACATGCAACGTGATCCTGGTGAGACGACCAATATCGCTGATGAGAACCCCAAGGTCGTCGAGGAACTCAGTGGACGTTACGACGAGTGGTTTGCCGATATCTCGCGACACGGACTACAACGTTTTCCGTTGCCGATTGGTCATGACGAACACAATCCAGTCGAACTTCATGCCCCTCAAGCGTTCTTTGATCAGCCGATTCGTTTTTCCAATGGGCCGGGCTACGCACACGAATGGCTGACGGGATGGACAGATCCGAAGGCTCGTATTTGGTTCGACGTCGACGTCGCGGCCGCGGGCAAGTACGAGGTTGAGATCGCGTACGCATGTGATCCTGACGATGCCGGTTCATCCGTTCGGATTTCTGTCGACGATAAGGTTCTCGAGTCCAAAATTCCGGTCGGTTTGGCTCCGCAGATTCCTCTTCCACATCGTGATGAGAAGGGGCGTTCAAAGTATCGCGATCGGGATTGGTGCAAGCTGAAGGTGGGTACGCTCGAACTTTCGAAGGGGCCAACCACACTTTGGATCGAGCCTGTTAATCTAGCCGAGACTCAATTGATGGATTTCAAGCACGTGAGATTGTTCCGCTTGGATGAACCGTAG
- a CDS encoding GAF domain-containing protein, protein MSVTLTTKECVDPIYELSLKIVAGATLEESLDFVFEAFEHIVPYDRIGYAEVDETETLARARWARSRHSVLLRTGYAASLKHSSLSVVLKYRQPRVLNNLPEYLEHRPNSRSTELMVKEGIRSSMTCPLFVRDRAIGLLFFSSTECDTYDDSHVSILKDISVHLAMLLMASQPTAPQIDLLQVECTNDDLPTSISTTPSETTPPEPTVSETKVSQTAGDPEPIAAKPANVRKQDALLFSQLKPGMKLAEPVRFGNRGLLLASDTELTQLSIDRLVALRQQGIVTVSAVRVVPGT, encoded by the coding sequence ATGAGCGTTACACTCACGACGAAAGAATGCGTCGACCCGATCTATGAACTGTCGTTGAAAATCGTAGCGGGGGCAACGCTCGAGGAATCGCTCGACTTTGTTTTCGAAGCGTTTGAACACATCGTACCGTATGATCGAATCGGCTACGCGGAAGTGGACGAAACCGAAACGTTGGCACGGGCAAGATGGGCTCGTTCGCGACACAGTGTTCTGCTTCGAACCGGTTACGCCGCATCGCTCAAGCATTCGTCCTTATCAGTCGTCTTAAAGTACCGACAACCGCGAGTGCTCAACAACCTTCCCGAGTACTTAGAGCATCGGCCTAATTCACGTTCCACTGAGTTGATGGTCAAAGAGGGCATAAGGTCGTCGATGACATGCCCCTTGTTCGTTCGCGATCGAGCCATCGGACTGTTGTTCTTCAGCAGCACCGAGTGTGACACTTACGATGATTCGCACGTTTCAATTTTGAAGGATATCTCGGTGCACTTGGCGATGTTGCTGATGGCTTCTCAACCAACGGCTCCGCAGATCGATCTCTTGCAAGTCGAATGTACCAATGACGATTTGCCAACGTCAATTTCTACAACGCCATCGGAAACGACGCCTCCGGAACCGACGGTCTCGGAAACGAAGGTCTCGCAGACTGCCGGCGATCCGGAACCGATTGCGGCGAAGCCAGCGAACGTGCGAAAGCAGGACGCGTTGCTGTTCTCACAGCTCAAGCCAGGAATGAAACTCGCTGAACCGGTACGTTTTGGCAATCGCGGATTGCTACTCGCTTCTGACACCGAGCTGACTCAACTTTCAATCGATCGTCTCGTAGCCCTTCGTCAACAAGGAATCGTGACGGTGTCCGCCGTGCGAGTCGTTCCCGGCACCTGA
- a CDS encoding O-antigen ligase family protein, whose amino-acid sequence MAKRRVVRSADVDSVQVKTNVHLDHRQNLRGLARHVAAGWLGGLLVYVAYHTGDSIAVEQGSALWLSVFAFAFLGLVAISGWSPNSHVEKANVSGWQSGKQWWLFDIGVAALAAWMMMAAFASSSGNLRMATNEAWLWVAAAAIMAAARRVLADGSVRRVILVLAVVIATGLAVEAIYQDWISIPASQAEYRSDPDRVLKAAGVDAPPQSSLRMVFENRLFDGGPSATFALANSLAAVLLVGAIVSFAVLRSSWKDLTRLQLQGWSIALLGCLSGLLATRSRSALVAMILGATVVWVLFYRGSLRRRAIANALLVSGAVGVALVLALAAFGNPEWFDSAPLSLEFRLQYWRSTWQMVLDHPLFGCGPGNFQAIYDRYREASTTEQIADPHNFIFETLASGGLVGLGILTAIAASVVRSVRKRRLEGVANGLDPDVNSLTSSGYSVASPADLPSQETAMSASVWIGSAIALFGIWAWGWITRQTPDFSAAKYAIPIAVWVGWSANSSLRQVTDDTVDRIFITVLFVVLLHLSAAGGFTVPGVAMFVWVGVAALARPQQTSVMSNESSLPVTCVSLALLVALMVMSLSPVSSQHANLAIAEAAIRDRINRTASDALQAAVDADRWGFELPLYQSEFLRMELIRTNDDANYRQQWETAIGRVLDRAGENPSVYRQLGVQRLHVYQVFGRQEDLNAASELIAKAYQWAPASVWLAAQSAEIAREQGDLELALELADRASSLAQLGENLERQLWLQQIYVASPLGKSASSQAVRDQALALLDRLK is encoded by the coding sequence ATGGCAAAAAGACGAGTAGTCCGATCTGCCGACGTTGATTCGGTCCAAGTTAAGACCAACGTTCATCTAGATCACCGACAAAACCTGCGTGGACTTGCTAGGCATGTTGCCGCGGGTTGGTTGGGCGGGCTACTTGTATACGTGGCCTATCACACCGGCGATTCCATTGCGGTTGAACAAGGATCGGCGTTGTGGTTAAGTGTGTTTGCGTTTGCGTTTCTTGGTCTTGTAGCCATTAGCGGATGGTCGCCAAATTCGCATGTCGAGAAGGCTAACGTTTCCGGATGGCAAAGCGGTAAGCAATGGTGGTTGTTCGACATCGGTGTTGCGGCACTTGCAGCTTGGATGATGATGGCGGCTTTCGCCAGTTCGAGTGGCAACCTTCGCATGGCAACCAATGAAGCTTGGCTTTGGGTAGCCGCCGCGGCGATCATGGCAGCCGCTCGCCGAGTATTGGCGGACGGTTCGGTTCGTCGCGTCATCTTGGTTCTTGCGGTCGTCATCGCGACAGGATTGGCGGTAGAGGCGATCTATCAGGACTGGATCAGTATCCCTGCATCGCAAGCCGAGTATCGAAGTGACCCGGACCGTGTCCTCAAAGCCGCCGGTGTCGATGCACCGCCCCAATCATCACTGCGAATGGTGTTTGAGAATCGGTTGTTCGATGGTGGCCCCTCAGCGACCTTCGCGTTAGCTAATTCACTCGCAGCGGTGCTGCTGGTGGGAGCGATTGTTTCCTTTGCGGTATTGCGATCAAGCTGGAAGGACCTGACAAGGCTGCAACTTCAGGGGTGGAGTATCGCGTTACTGGGTTGTTTATCTGGTTTGTTAGCAACGCGAAGTAGGTCGGCGTTGGTTGCGATGATCCTGGGTGCTACCGTCGTCTGGGTGCTGTTCTACCGCGGCTCGCTGCGCCGCCGGGCAATCGCAAACGCCTTGCTCGTGTCTGGCGCGGTCGGCGTTGCCCTGGTTCTTGCGTTGGCCGCCTTTGGAAACCCAGAGTGGTTTGATAGTGCGCCGCTATCACTTGAGTTTCGATTGCAGTACTGGCGTTCGACTTGGCAGATGGTGCTCGATCATCCGTTGTTTGGTTGTGGGCCAGGCAACTTTCAGGCGATCTATGATCGTTATCGCGAGGCCAGCACGACGGAACAAATTGCGGATCCTCACAACTTCATTTTCGAGACCCTGGCCAGCGGCGGTCTGGTAGGGCTGGGGATTCTGACTGCGATAGCTGCTTCGGTGGTGCGATCGGTTCGGAAACGTCGTCTTGAAGGTGTGGCAAACGGGTTGGATCCGGATGTAAACTCGCTTACGTCTTCAGGGTATTCAGTGGCTTCGCCGGCCGATTTACCGAGTCAAGAAACGGCGATGTCCGCATCGGTTTGGATCGGATCAGCGATTGCGTTGTTCGGCATTTGGGCATGGGGATGGATCACTCGTCAGACTCCCGATTTCTCAGCGGCAAAGTATGCGATTCCGATTGCGGTTTGGGTGGGTTGGTCCGCAAACTCGTCATTGCGGCAAGTCACGGACGATACCGTGGATCGCATCTTCATCACGGTTCTCTTTGTTGTGCTTTTGCACTTATCCGCAGCAGGTGGTTTTACTGTTCCCGGGGTAGCCATGTTTGTCTGGGTGGGTGTGGCCGCTCTCGCTCGACCACAACAAACGAGTGTCATGTCGAACGAGTCCTCGTTGCCTGTAACGTGTGTCTCGTTGGCCTTGTTGGTTGCACTGATGGTGATGTCTCTGTCGCCGGTATCGAGTCAGCACGCTAACCTTGCAATAGCTGAAGCTGCGATACGAGATCGGATCAATCGAACGGCTAGTGATGCTTTGCAGGCAGCGGTTGATGCCGATCGTTGGGGATTCGAATTACCTCTTTATCAGAGTGAGTTTTTGCGGATGGAGTTGATCCGGACGAACGATGATGCGAATTACCGACAACAATGGGAAACAGCGATTGGTCGCGTGTTAGATCGAGCAGGCGAGAATCCGTCGGTTTATCGCCAGCTCGGGGTGCAACGATTGCACGTCTATCAAGTCTTTGGCAGGCAGGAAGACTTAAATGCGGCGTCGGAATTGATCGCAAAGGCGTACCAGTGGGCTCCCGCAAGCGTCTGGTTGGCGGCGCAATCGGCTGAAATCGCAAGAGAGCAAGGTGATTTGGAATTAGCTCTTGAGTTAGCGGATCGAGCTTCGTCGCTCGCGCAACTCGGTGAGAACCTTGAACGGCAATTGTGGCTGCAGCAAATCTACGTTGCATCGCCGCTCGGCAAGTCGGCGTCATCGCAAGCCGTCCGTGATCAAGCGTTAGCTTTGCTCGATCGATTGAAGTGA
- a CDS encoding alkaline phosphatase D family protein, which produces MLESKAWIALSVLFVLTLGSTCAGKPPITAGETSAVMKDLDPYLIDALYGSDRDGQTGRFGEEGAMVDLLTEPAFVALVEQHNLKLFNGPMIGDIRPTSAKFWIRTAGEADVQIQIGDMTSNQVTTSPSGDYTAVMTVDGLEPFTAYTYTVMIDGEKVERESFTFKTAPAAGQRVSFDVAFGSGARYVPSNEYAWRNMAESNPLAYLGLGDNVYIDVMNRRGAQRLFYYRRGLSPAWSELTSSVAIYAVWDDHDMAIDDSAGGAGLDAPWKVPNWTVFRQNWNNPYYGGGDKVPGTWHSFSLGDVEFFMTDGRFYREKKDRTMLGPDQKKWLLKALAESKAKFKVLASGTMWSDGADKDGKDSWAGRWARGERNEIFDWINQKKINGVILISGDRHRSDIWKVDRPAGYPLYEFVSAKVTNEHTHQTFPNAIWSYNEGNFWGQLSFNLQLSDPVMTFRCVDISGKVVKEYPLKLSELSHR; this is translated from the coding sequence ATGTTGGAATCAAAAGCCTGGATTGCGCTGAGTGTATTGTTTGTCTTAACGCTAGGATCGACCTGCGCTGGGAAGCCGCCCATCACTGCGGGAGAAACCTCGGCGGTGATGAAGGACCTCGATCCATATCTCATCGATGCTCTCTATGGCAGTGACCGCGATGGTCAAACCGGACGGTTCGGGGAAGAGGGTGCTATGGTGGATTTGTTGACCGAACCTGCCTTTGTTGCTTTAGTCGAACAGCACAACTTGAAGCTGTTCAATGGCCCAATGATTGGCGACATTCGACCAACGTCCGCCAAGTTCTGGATCCGCACGGCAGGCGAAGCGGATGTGCAGATACAGATTGGAGACATGACGTCCAACCAGGTCACGACTTCACCAAGCGGGGACTATACGGCGGTCATGACGGTCGATGGGCTCGAGCCTTTCACCGCGTACACTTACACCGTCATGATCGATGGAGAGAAAGTCGAACGCGAATCGTTCACGTTCAAAACTGCGCCCGCGGCGGGGCAACGCGTGTCGTTTGATGTGGCATTTGGTTCGGGTGCTCGGTACGTGCCGAGCAACGAGTACGCTTGGCGTAACATGGCCGAGTCGAATCCTCTGGCTTACTTAGGGTTAGGCGACAATGTTTACATCGACGTCATGAACCGCCGTGGAGCGCAGCGATTGTTTTACTACCGTCGCGGTTTGAGTCCGGCGTGGAGCGAACTAACCAGTAGCGTCGCTATCTACGCAGTGTGGGACGATCATGATATGGCGATAGATGACTCCGCCGGCGGTGCGGGTCTCGATGCACCATGGAAAGTCCCAAACTGGACCGTGTTCCGCCAGAATTGGAACAATCCGTACTACGGAGGAGGCGACAAGGTGCCTGGAACATGGCATTCGTTTTCACTGGGCGATGTTGAATTCTTCATGACGGACGGTCGCTTCTATCGCGAAAAGAAAGACCGAACCATGTTGGGTCCCGATCAGAAGAAGTGGCTCTTGAAGGCTCTGGCCGAATCGAAAGCCAAGTTCAAAGTTCTTGCATCGGGCACCATGTGGTCGGATGGGGCCGACAAAGATGGCAAGGACTCATGGGCTGGCCGTTGGGCTCGAGGTGAACGCAACGAGATTTTTGATTGGATCAACCAGAAGAAGATCAACGGTGTCATTCTCATCTCTGGCGACCGTCATCGTTCCGACATTTGGAAGGTGGATCGACCAGCCGGATACCCGTTGTACGAATTTGTTTCCGCGAAGGTGACCAACGAACACACGCACCAAACATTTCCCAATGCGATTTGGTCTTACAACGAAGGAAACTTTTGGGGGCAGTTGAGCTTCAATCTTCAGCTTAGCGATCCGGTGATGACTTTTCGTTGCGTCGATATCAGCGGTAAAGTGGTGAAGGAGTATCCGCTGAAGTTAAGTGAATTATCGCATCGCTAG
- a CDS encoding MraY family glycosyltransferase encodes MGDLSSWTGWLLAATIVPPLLISALSLYPVRKYAGRLGLMAKFGGHSTHTNVTPLGGGIGIWLGVMVTFALGTLAVWYLKGSSEWQERLPEAISIHFNGVWSRVADLWKLLAAGSVLVALGFTDDRRGVNEWLRLAVEFAVAAYVVYGLGLGFTAFIEVAWLTNLLSMIWIVGLINSFNMLDNMDGLSGGVAAIIAASMAMVMLTTPDPGSARPQLFVAGLLLVVLGSLLGFLFHNRPPAKIFMGDAGSYFVGFLIAVSMLMATYAGNVGERPHAVLAPLCVMAVPFYDMTTVIWIRIRERRSIFKGDRSHFSHRLVDLGLSRTQAVLTIYLVTGTCGLAAVLLTLVSVTQAIMVFGIVLCMLLLVIILESTGWQKDE; translated from the coding sequence TTGGGTGATCTCTCTTCCTGGACCGGATGGCTATTGGCGGCGACGATTGTTCCGCCGCTGTTGATCAGCGCGCTATCGTTGTACCCCGTCCGAAAGTACGCCGGACGACTGGGCCTGATGGCGAAATTTGGTGGCCATAGCACTCACACCAACGTTACTCCGCTTGGCGGCGGCATCGGCATATGGCTTGGCGTGATGGTGACGTTTGCGTTGGGCACGTTAGCGGTTTGGTACCTGAAGGGTTCCAGTGAGTGGCAAGAGCGTTTGCCTGAAGCGATCTCGATCCACTTTAACGGAGTTTGGTCTCGCGTCGCGGATCTTTGGAAGTTGCTTGCCGCTGGCAGCGTTCTCGTTGCGTTGGGCTTTACGGACGATCGTCGCGGCGTGAATGAATGGCTTCGATTAGCAGTCGAGTTCGCGGTGGCAGCTTACGTGGTTTATGGACTAGGTTTGGGGTTCACGGCGTTCATCGAGGTGGCTTGGCTCACCAATTTGTTGTCCATGATTTGGATCGTCGGTCTGATCAACTCGTTCAACATGCTCGACAACATGGACGGTCTTTCCGGCGGCGTGGCGGCGATTATCGCTGCGTCAATGGCGATGGTGATGTTAACGACTCCGGACCCCGGTTCAGCGCGGCCGCAATTATTTGTTGCCGGTTTGTTGCTCGTGGTTTTAGGATCGCTGCTTGGGTTTTTGTTTCACAATCGCCCGCCGGCCAAAATTTTTATGGGTGATGCGGGAAGTTACTTCGTCGGATTCCTGATCGCGGTAAGCATGCTGATGGCAACTTACGCAGGCAATGTTGGCGAACGACCGCACGCGGTACTGGCGCCTTTATGTGTAATGGCGGTGCCGTTCTACGATATGACGACCGTGATCTGGATTCGTATTCGCGAACGTCGCAGTATCTTCAAAGGTGATCGCAGTCACTTTTCTCATCGGTTGGTCGACCTCGGGCTTTCACGCACTCAGGCCGTGCTGACGATCTACCTCGTCACCGGCACATGCGGATTGGCTGCGGTTCTGCTAACACTCGTATCAGTCACGCAAGCGATCATGGTTTTCGGAATCGTGCTTTGCATGTTGTTGTTGGTCATCATTTTGGAATCAACGGGATGGCAAAAAGACGAGTAG
- a CDS encoding GIY-YIG nuclease family protein gives MQLVPNVAVSSVIAKSPNTLSVKNFIATVFVVIASMILGLTLPMAMVRATDTLGSNLGDKLTGPLLDRVLADQANGFSTDEVMIRDDLRAGFLKELGQQLNQPIAREQEAEVFLSLLNARKAGKLTYRATKRSPRIDENVDAIAEIAVRAVTDRHRVSMDTLLADAEMREELQHEVTLIAKGIDAYAIRKSVLSLRKKRALRPELVLQVADWQREVMTWSLAELTTKLKADEVPHLPGIYMFRTEAGYLYIGEAVDLSDRLTQHTSGSDRVSLAEHLRTAEQGDVTVELHVFPKDSPAKRVTVRRAYESELIRSRHPKLNVRP, from the coding sequence ATGCAATTAGTTCCCAATGTAGCGGTATCCTCTGTGATCGCGAAGTCACCCAATACTTTGAGCGTCAAGAATTTCATTGCGACCGTTTTCGTCGTAATCGCTTCGATGATTCTTGGCCTAACTTTGCCAATGGCTATGGTTCGGGCGACCGATACACTTGGGTCGAACCTTGGAGATAAGCTGACCGGTCCACTGCTCGATCGCGTCTTAGCGGATCAAGCAAACGGGTTTAGCACCGACGAGGTCATGATACGAGACGACTTACGAGCCGGCTTTCTAAAGGAGCTTGGTCAACAACTCAATCAGCCAATCGCTCGCGAGCAGGAAGCTGAAGTATTTCTGTCTTTGCTGAACGCAAGAAAAGCAGGCAAGCTGACCTACCGGGCGACAAAACGAAGTCCTCGGATAGACGAGAACGTCGACGCAATCGCTGAAATAGCCGTTCGCGCGGTCACAGACCGACACCGCGTGAGTATGGACACCTTGCTTGCAGACGCCGAAATGAGAGAGGAACTTCAGCATGAGGTTACGTTGATCGCCAAAGGCATTGACGCCTACGCGATTCGCAAATCAGTTTTATCGCTTCGAAAGAAACGAGCTTTGAGACCTGAATTGGTCCTGCAGGTCGCCGATTGGCAGCGTGAAGTGATGACCTGGTCGCTGGCTGAATTGACCACCAAGCTGAAAGCCGATGAAGTGCCGCATTTGCCGGGGATCTATATGTTTCGTACCGAGGCGGGCTACTTGTACATTGGCGAAGCGGTCGATTTGTCAGACCGGTTGACCCAACATACGTCAGGAAGTGATCGCGTATCGCTGGCCGAGCATTTGCGTACCGCAGAGCAGGGCGATGTTACGGTCGAGCTGCATGTCTTCCCGAAAGATTCGCCCGCGAAACGAGTTACCGTTCGCCGCGCCTACGAGAGCGAACTGATTCGTTCTCGACATCCCAAGCTAAACGTTCGTCCCTAA
- a CDS encoding nitroreductase family protein produces MNADPITAVIRCRRTVKPAMFSDQAVDDAILREMLENANWAPTHGMTEPWRFFVFTGPARLRLADFLASTYKELTTPDNFKQSKYEGIRQSATLAPVVIVVGMKRQEIEKISELDEIMAVACAVQNLHLTAAAHGLGGFWSTNIAATSEAMRDFVGLGPKDQALGLFYVGHPQSDWPTSKRGSIDEKVQWISE; encoded by the coding sequence ATGAATGCAGATCCGATAACCGCCGTGATCCGTTGCCGACGCACAGTGAAACCCGCGATGTTTTCCGACCAAGCTGTCGACGATGCGATCCTTCGCGAAATGCTCGAGAACGCCAACTGGGCTCCCACTCACGGAATGACCGAACCATGGCGGTTCTTCGTGTTTACTGGTCCAGCAAGACTGCGATTGGCCGACTTCCTCGCGAGCACGTACAAAGAATTGACGACGCCGGATAACTTCAAGCAAAGCAAGTACGAGGGCATCCGCCAAAGTGCGACGCTTGCGCCGGTTGTAATCGTGGTGGGCATGAAACGCCAAGAGATCGAGAAGATATCCGAACTGGACGAGATCATGGCCGTCGCTTGCGCTGTCCAGAACTTGCACCTAACGGCAGCCGCGCATGGGTTGGGCGGATTTTGGTCGACCAACATCGCAGCAACGAGCGAAGCGATGCGGGATTTTGTTGGACTAGGACCTAAAGACCAAGCGCTTGGCTTGTTTTATGTCGGACACCCCCAAAGCGATTGGCCGACGAGCAAACGCGGATCAATCGACGAAAAGGTACAGTGGATTTCCGAGTGA